GCTTGGATATAACCGTTTTACTGGATTTATGCAAGGATGCCATTGAAAAAGGCGAAAAAGTCAAGGCGACACTACCGATTAAAAATATTAACCGCGTGGTGGGGACGATTTTAGGCAACGAAATCACTAAACGTCACTGGGAGGGTTTACCCGAAGATACCGTACATCTCCATTTTCAGGGCAGCGCGGGGCAAAGTTTCGGTGCTTTTGTTCCCAAAGGGGTGACACTGGAGTTAGAAGGGGATGCCAATGATTATGTGGGTAAGGGTTTAAGCGGTGGCAAAATCATCGTTTATCCGCCCAAAGGTTCCACTTTTGTGGCCGAGGAGAATATTATCATCGGTAATGTGGCTTTATACGGCGCGACCAGTGGTGAGGTGTATATTTCTGGGGTTGCTGGGGAACGTTTTGGGGTGCGTAACTCTGGGGTGACTACGGTGGTTGAGTCCGTTGGCGACCACGCTTGCGAGTATATGACGGGGGGTAAAGTCGTTGTTTTAGGGCCCACCGGTCGCAATTTCGCCGCCGGGATGAGTGGTGGTGTCGCCTACGTCCTCGATGAGTCGGGGGATTTCGCCACTCGTTGCAATACCCAAATGGTGGCTTTAGAGGCGCTAGAAGGGGAAGAAATCGACGATTTACGCGAGTTAATTCAACGCCATGCTGATTACACCCAAAGTCAAAAAGCGTCCCTAGTTTTAGCAAATTGGTCGGAAATGTTGCCCAAGTTTGTTAAGGTAATGCCCAAGGATTATAAGCGGATGTTGCAGTGTATTAAAGAGGCGTTAGATTCTGGTTTAACCGGCGATTCTGCCCTCGATGCGGCTTTTGAAGCCAACGCCCGCGATGTGGCAAGGATTGGCGGTAGTTAGAGGTTAAGGGGGGGCGTAAATGCCCCCTAGTATTTTATAGAAAAGTCTGGTATTTACACTATTTTTTCCTTTTAGTTATAGTATCTCATTCCTACCTACATTCAATGGTTGTGAAGCGATTAGCTCCTTCATTAGAGAAAAAATTAGCTTGTAACTGTCCATCAACATATCTCTCCTTCCATTTCCAATTTATAGTCCGATTATCCCATCCAAAATCATAGCTCTGCCATTGTTTCCAGTCTGAGTATCCTTTATAGCGACAAAATTGCCTAGCGATCTCGTTCTTAGCGGCTTGATTACAACCATTTTGAAATCGGTAAGATTCAAGACAGGCATCAATATACTTATTCTCGATCCGTGGATTTAGAAAAGTTTCTGCATCGGCGCTACAAGGAATTGCCAAAAAGGAAAAAAGTAGTGCATAAACCTTGGTGTGTCTTTTCATGACTTTTGGCTGTTAGCTGAGAGAAAAAAATTAGTTAATTGGTAATATCGATTCTTACATAAAATCAAAAATCCGTCAATCACATACTTACATATAGCGGTTTTCACAGAAGTGAGTCCCGATTGAAACGCTGAAACGCCTATCTATCAAGGGATTTACTATAGCGCTTTTCACGTTAGTGAGGTATCGACAAGTTTTGCAAACAAAGGGTTTAAGCTCCTTGCCCATACCTCATTTTAATGAAAACTGCTATAGATTGTATAAATCAAAAAAATTAAGCATGAAAATTAACCCGATAAATTAGTGTCGGATTTTTGGTTCTTCCGAACTTACACTGTAGAAAATTCCTCAAGTTCCCTCTCTGCCCAGCAATGCTCTAAAGTTGATAAATATCAATTTAATAAAAACTCAAAACCTTATTATATAAGCTTTTCAAGCATGAGTTGTTGATAGTTTTACATGACAGGTTTGGTAGAGCCGGATTTTTTGATATGTTGGGAAAAACGATTACTGTTGTCACCATGGCCGAAAATTCCCTCCGTTTCCCCGACCCGCTAAGGACCCGTGTTAAACTGATTAATTATGCTGGTGTCTAGAAGCGACCTATGCCGAACTTAACCTTAAGCAACGAACAAGTTATCGACTTATTCAAACAACTTCCCGAAGCACAGCAAGGATGAGCCTTAATAATATGAGCAAAATTTCGATCGAAGTCAGTCCCGAAGCGGCAGAAGTCTATCAATCCGCATCCCCAGAGGAACAAGAACGCGTCCGGGTTCTTGTCGATTTGCTAATTAGAAAGCCAGTTAACAGCGATATCGATTTCTTGAGAAAACTAATGGACGAAATTAGTGATGAGGCGGAAGCTAGAGGATTAACACCCGAAATCCTAGAATCTTTATTAAATGAGCCTTGAATACTATTTCGTTTTCGATACAAATGTTTTAGTAAGTGCGCTTCTCTCTAAAAACGGTAAAGCTCGTCAGGCATTAGACAAAGCCCAAAATATCGGCAAGCTTTTAATGTCCGAATCTACTTTGTTAGAATTGATCACTGTTTTCAATCGTCCCAAATTCGATAGATATGCCTCCTCAGCAAAAAGGCGGCTATTTATAACGGCGATAGAAAGAACCGCGGAAATTGTCGTGATTCGAGAGAAAATCAAGGTTTGCAGAGATGAGAAAGATAATCAGTATTTAGAACTAGCGATCGATGGTCAAGCTACCTGTATTGTAAGCGGTGATTCTGATCTATTAGTTTTAAATCCATTTCGAGAAATCCCAATTTTAACGATTCAAGAATTTCTAGATCATGACTTTTCCCGTTAGCGATCAGTCCCCCCACCCACGAGCCGGCTAGAGACTCGTGTTAAACTGATTAATTAGGGTTTGCTGAAAAAGTTTGTTGGTGGGGGCAGGGTGTGGGGTGTGGGCTTCGGCCGTGAGCTCAGCGTTCGACTGAGCTCACGCCGAAGTCCGAACGGGTGTGGGGTGTGGGGTTTTACCCATTTTCAGGCGGTCAATTACCTATGTCACTACGCCATTGACAAAGCTCGAATCGTAGCCAAAGAACGAGGCTATAATTGGGATACTATGACGGAAGAAGAAAAAGAAGAGTTTATCGATAATATCGTTCACGAACCATCATAATATCCACCGAATTATACAGAGTATATTTTACCATAAATATTACCTTAAATCCCGAATTATAACAATTAATTAACTCTCAATTAGCGACAGGAAACTATAACAGCATTGAAGATTTATTAAAAGACGCTTTGTTAAATTTAGCGGACAAACAAAACCGTCAGACTTTAAGCCAAAAAGTTAAAGAACTCTTTGATAAAACTCAATCCTTAGCCGGCGTTCAGGATATTACCGAAGAAGATATCGCCGCGGAAATTGAAGCCTATCGGAGAGAGGACTTAAAAGAAAAATGGACTAAATGGTTTCAAGAAGTTGAAGAAATGGCATTGACTGGCTCTGAAATTAGCGAAAAGGACTATGAAAATATTTTGATGGATAAATATAAACAACAGGGATTGATCCTATGATACTGTGCGATACTGTTCCTTTATTCTGTTCGGTAGATAAATCTCAACCACGACATCAAGCAGTTAAAATTTTTATCGAGAATGAGTCCTCTTATCTAATAACAACTTGGTCTTGTTTTACTGAATCCATGTATCTCTGCTTGAAACGTGGGGGATGGTCGATGCAAGCTCAACTCGGTAAATTGCTATTGAAGAAAATGGTACGGTTAGCCTCGATCGAAGAAAAAGATTATCCTCGATTACTGTCACTGATGGAAAAATATAAAGATCGCCCAATGGATTTAGCTGATGCGACTTTAGTAGTAACGGCTGAGAATTTAAAAATCAAACTAATTTTAACCTTCGATTCTGATTTTTTCTTTTATCGAATTAACGATTCCCAAGCATTTGAGGTGATCGATCTATACAATTGATAGATTTAAATCATGTTGATCATGGAATAATTCCGATTTAATCGTTTCTAACTAATAAGATTAAGATGCTTTGTTTAATCACTTAAATTAGCAGTTTCTAGCCATTTTTTACCCATTTAAATGGGAATACCGAGGGGAGGACAGAGAATTTTAATTAATTCAATTCCTCCCGTGATTAAAATGTTTCTTAGTTGAGAATTTTTCTTGATTTTTGCGTCAACTTGTGCGACAAAAGTTTGTTTTTCAATTTCGGTATTAGTGGGATAAGTTTGGGTGAGTTGGCTGATAAATTGTTGGATTTCTTGGGCGGCTTCGGCTAAATTTTGGGGTGTGGCGTAATTATGTTGAACTGCTTTTTGATCTCCTTGCACCGTATCGGCAAAGTTAGCAATATTTGCTCCACGAAGGTCATATTTAGGAGTTTCTGACATAGGATTAAAAGATTGAAGATTACTGATGACAATTATAGCATCCATAATGGCAAAACTGACATTAAGATCGGCTTCAATTTCTAGGGCTTGGCATAGAGTGGGAATGGCTTTTTCGGTGGCAAGTTTAGCTAAGGATTGAGCGGCTTTAATCCGAATACTTGGATTCTTGTCTGTGAATAGTCTTTTGGCAAGAGTTCTGATAATTAAATCGAGGGATTCTGTACTCAATTTCATATCAGTTTACTGCATAACGAGAGCCAATTTTACCGAGGGCATCAACAGCACTGAAACGAACGCTATCATCTTCATCGGAACAAACATTTACTAGATAAGGAATAACATCTTCTAGTCCAATTTCACCTAAAGCAATTGTGGCTGTGACACGAACTTTTACTTCCTTGTCTTGTAGGGATTTAATGAGATAGGATATTGCTTTTTCACTACCAATTTTTCCGAGAGATTCCGCCGTGATTATCCGAATATCGGGATTAGTATCAGATAAGCAGGAAGCTAGATAAGGAATTGCGGATTCATTGCCAATTTCTCCTAAAGCTCGAATCAGATTTAGGCGAACATTAAGATCATTTTCTCCTATAGCAAAGAGCGGGATAGTTAGGACATAATAGAGAAAAAGAAATGAGGAGAAGCTTTCATGGCAGCACCCTATAGTGATGATTTAAGACAGAAAGCAGTGAGTGCCGTAGAGCGAGGGGAGAAAAAAAGCCATGTCTGTCGCACCCTCAATATTAGTCGTAATACATTAGACATCTGGCTGAAACGGAAGAAACAAACTGGGACGGTGGCCGCTAAAACTAACTATCGTCGAGGGCCCAAGCCCCAAATTGACGATTTAGAAGCCTTTCAAAAGTTTGCCGAACAATATGGGCATTTGACCCAAGAAAAAATGGCGCAAAAATGGGCTAACCCAGTCAGTAGGATGAGAATTGGTCAAGCCCTCAAAAGAATTGGATTTACTAGAAAAAAAAAACTTATGGCTACAGAGAAAGAGAGGAAGAAGCCCGAAAAGAGTTTCTCCAAAAAATCAGAGGTTATGCCCCGGAAAGATTTGTCTATATTGATGAAGCTGGAATAGATAACACCATCGATTACCCTTATGGATATTGTCACAAATCAGAAAGATTTGAGGCTTTAAAGTTAGGTCACTGTAGCGAACGAGTTAGTGTGATCAGCGGTTGGTGGCGTGGTTCCACTATCGCGCCAATGGTGTTTGAGGGGTACTGTAATACAGAGTTGGTGTGTGAGTGGATAGAACAATTGCTATTACCCGAACTACTACCCGGTCAAATTATCATCATTGATAACGCCAGTTTTCATCCCAAAGAGAGAATCAAAAAATTGTTAGCTAAAGCGGGATGTGAAGTGCTATTTTTACCCGCCTATTCTCCAGATCTCAACAAAATTGAAAAGTTCTGGGCTAGATTGAAAAACTATGTTAGTCAGATTATCAATGATAGTGAAAACCTTGTGGATGCTGTGAGTAAAGCCTTCAGGCATCTGTCCTAACTAACTCGTTTTATGCCATAGCAGGAATTTTGTTCTGATTATCATCAAAAACTGAACAAAGCATCCACAAAAGTAGAGGAGTTTCTCCCAATTCCTTGAGACGATTTCCCAACTGTTTAAGCATTTCTTCGCCTTTTTCAGGCAAATAGGCCTTGACAAAATACCGCATCTGTGGTTCAGTCAGGGGAAGCATTTCCAGCTTTTTTTCAATATCTAAGTCGTCGCTGCCTAAATCCCTTGTCGTGAAAATCATCGGAATTTCTGCATACTGATGGCGAAAGTTTTTTAAATTCTGTCGTGCAGTATATGAGGGCAATTCATTGATACCATCAAATAATAATAATGGGCTAAAATTCTGATTTTCTAACAGCCAACTTTCTAGGGTATTACTATCAATAATTAATTTATGGCGTTTCAGGAATTGTAAAATTAAATCAAGAATTGAGGTTTCATACAAGCGTAATTCGATGAGAATGGGAATTTGAATGATTTTAGCTTGATTTTGTTGATTTAGGCGCAAGCTTTGCGCCCCTACAGATTCTTCTAATAATAATCTGGCTAAAGCGGTCGATTTTCCTGAACCGGGACGACCTTTTAAAAGAACGTGATTAGCGGCATACTTGCGTAAACCATCTAAAACCGTGAATCTTTCGTTTTTTTCTGGTCTTTCTGGTCTTTCTTGTCGGTTTTGTGGTTCTTTTTCAATCGTCTGTACCCACAAATCCCTTAGCAAAGGTGCAGTTTTCGACGGGCGTGTTTTTCCCTCTACGTCCGTGAGGGTGTAAAATGTCTCCCATTGGGCGTACTTTTCCGAGATTGATTTGAGATAGGGAGTCCAGTCAATCATTGATGCTGTCAAGTATTTAAATTACCTGTTGAGACGAGGAAAAAGGCAACCCCCCAACCCCTAGCAGGGGTAGGGTTGATTCATGAATCAACCCTACTATGAATCAACCCTACCTTGCTTATTTTTAATTGTAGGCTAAGAAGATTTGGTCATGACTTACAAGATAGAATCGGAGTTTCTGCTTATCTCTCTCCTGTCAGACAGGGAAAACCCCATCCGAATATAAACACTCACGCTGCTGTCGTACCTTGTTCCAAGCACTTTAGCGTATATCTGGCACGAGTTTTAAGAATTGTTAATTGATCTGTTTTTGCCAACAACTCATCTAACTCAGCTACTTCATCAGCGCAGAGTAAAGATTCTGCATTTCTCGTCACTAAATCATCTAAACGGGTTTGCTCTACTAGGGACAATTGACAACTTGCCAGTGCTTTTAATTCATCCACACTCAAACCAATCAAACAATCTTCATCGAGTCCTAATGAATTGGCAAATCGAGAATAGGTGTTCCAGTCTAATAAAACCCCAACTCGTTCCCCTTGCTCATTTGTTAAGTATTCTACTGGCTTGGACATATTAGAAACACTCACAATACAATATAATACTATTTTAGTAATTAATTCCAGAAAATGCCATTGATCGCCGATCAGGTTATCTTATTTTTGTTTTCCTAATTGTTGGCTTTTCTAAAAAGTTGGTGCGTTACGGCAATATTTAGACCTTGATTTTTTCCCTAAAAACAATGGATGCCTAACGCACCCTACGTTTATTTTTGTTTTCCTAATTGTTGGGCCTTATAAAAAGTTTCTAAACTGTGACTATCCCCGACAAAACGCCAGTGCCAGGGTTCATAATTAATACCCTGGGGATTATTTTCGGGGAAAGATAACTCGAAACTATACTGGGCAGCGTTATTTTGCAACCAACGAAAAGCGGCAGTATTAGCAAAACTGCTACTTAAATTCGTTGCGGGAGCGCGACCATCGCCAATATCGATCGCATAACCGGTATGATGTTCGCTGTAACCCGGAGGTGCGCTCACTTCTGCTCGTTTGCGGGTTTGCTGATTGCGTTGTTTTTTAACTTCAAAAAAGAGCTTTTCTTGGGTTGCTTTCGATCGAAATGCGGAAATCGGCATTAAAATCACCCCCGACCTTCTCGCGTCACTCTGCATCTGGATAAAAGCCTTGGCTGCTGCCTTCCTTAAACGCATAGCACCATCCCCAGTAATAGGGGCTAATTCCGTCTCCGGGGCCTCTTGATAGGGTAAATGACCTAGAATGTTCTCAATGGGGCTAGGAGTGGCTTTAATCAGGGGGGAGGGGTTAATAACCGGTTTTTTTACGGAAGCAGGGGGACGATTCAAGACTGCTATGGCAATTAGGCCGGTTCCCACCAGAGCAAGTAAACCGCTTGCGATCGCTATTAGACCATTAGGATTAGTAGTTTTTCTGTACTGGTTGTCCCGCAAAGCTTCGGGAATATCATCGATCGGTTTCACGGTTTACTTACCCTCCTGCACCATAATTACATTATTCCCCGGCCACTCCATCTTGACGAGCAGCCTGTTGAACGGCGGCGGCCACAGCCGTAACTACACGACCATCAAAAACCGAGGGAATAATATTCTCTCGATCGAGATTAGCAGGAGTGATCAAAGAAGCGATCGCTTTGGCCGCTTCCAGATACATATTATCGGTGATTGCCCTAGCGCGACAGTCCAGGGCCCCGCGAAATAATCCGGGGAAAGCGAGAACATTGTTAATCTGATTGGGATAATCGCTGCGTCCGGTAGCCACCACGGCCACTAAATCATTGATTAATTCCGGTTGAATTTCGGGAATGGGATTAGCCATGGCAAACACGATCGCATTTTTAGCCATTCCCTTAACCATTTCGGGAGTCAATACCCCCGGTGCGCTCACCCCCAAGAAAACATCAGCTCCTTTGAGAGCATCCCCTAGCTTACCACTGGCGGCCACGGCCCAAGCTTGTTTTTCTGGGGTTAAATCGTCCCGTTGTTGGGAGAGGATGCCATGGGAATCACAGAGGATGATATCTGTGGCTCCTGCGGTTTTAAAGAGAGTAGCGATGGCGATTCCCGCCGCACCCGCACCATTAATGACGATTTTGACTGTATCAAGC
This portion of the Microcystis aeruginosa NIES-2549 genome encodes:
- a CDS encoding putative toxin-antitoxin system toxin component, PIN family is translated as MSLEYYFVFDTNVLVSALLSKNGKARQALDKAQNIGKLLMSESTLLELITVFNRPKFDRYASSAKRRLFITAIERTAEIVVIREKIKVCRDEKDNQYLELAIDGQATCIVSGDSDLLVLNPFREIPILTIQEFLDHDFSR
- a CDS encoding type II toxin-antitoxin system VapC family toxin, with protein sequence MILCDTVPLFCSVDKSQPRHQAVKIFIENESSYLITTWSCFTESMYLCLKRGGWSMQAQLGKLLLKKMVRLASIEEKDYPRLLSLMEKYKDRPMDLADATLVVTAENLKIKLILTFDSDFFFYRINDSQAFEVIDLYN
- a CDS encoding HEAT repeat domain-containing protein, whose protein sequence is MKLSTESLDLIIRTLAKRLFTDKNPSIRIKAAQSLAKLATEKAIPTLCQALEIEADLNVSFAIMDAIIVISNLQSFNPMSETPKYDLRGANIANFADTVQGDQKAVQHNYATPQNLAEAAQEIQQFISQLTQTYPTNTEIEKQTFVAQVDAKIKKNSQLRNILITGGIELIKILCPPLGIPI
- a CDS encoding HEAT repeat domain-containing protein — its product is MITIGCCHESFSSFLFLYYVLTIPLFAIGENDLNVRLNLIRALGEIGNESAIPYLASCLSDTNPDIRIITAESLGKIGSEKAISYLIKSLQDKEVKVRVTATIALGEIGLEDVIPYLVNVCSDEDDSVRFSAVDALGKIGSRYAVN
- a CDS encoding helix-turn-helix domain-containing protein yields the protein MAAPYSDDLRQKAVSAVERGEKKSHVCRTLNISRNTLDIWLKRKKQTGTVAAKTNYRRGPKPQIDDLEAFQKFAEQYGHLTQEKMAQKWANPVSRMRIGQALKRIGFTRKKKLMATEKERKKPEKSFSKKSEVMPRKDLSILMKLE
- a CDS encoding M15 family metallopeptidase, whose translation is MKPIDDIPEALRDNQYRKTTNPNGLIAIASGLLALVGTGLIAIAVLNRPPASVKKPVINPSPLIKATPSPIENILGHLPYQEAPETELAPITGDGAMRLRKAAAKAFIQMQSDARRSGVILMPISAFRSKATQEKLFFEVKKQRNQQTRKRAEVSAPPGYSEHHTGYAIDIGDGRAPATNLSSSFANTAAFRWLQNNAAQYSFELSFPENNPQGINYEPWHWRFVGDSHSLETFYKAQQLGKQK